A portion of the Camelus bactrianus isolate YW-2024 breed Bactrian camel chromosome 25, ASM4877302v1, whole genome shotgun sequence genome contains these proteins:
- the FAM83A gene encoding protein FAM83A: MSQARHLGKIRKRLEDVKSQWVQPARADFNDNESARLATDALLDGGPEAYWQALSQEGEVDFLSSVEAQYIQAQTKEPPCAPEPLGGAEAGSKGLDSCSLQSGTYFPVASEGSEQTLLHTWASAEKPYLKEKSSATVYFQTDKHNNIRDLIRRCITRTSQVLAILMDVFTDVEIFCDILEAANKRGVFVCVLLDQGGVTLFQEMCDKAQISDSHLKNISIRSVEGEVYCAKSGRKFAGQIQEKFIISDWRYVLCGSYSFTWLCGHVHRNILSKFTGQAVELFDEEFRHLYASSKPVMGLKSPRLSAPLQPSAGPSPLPGRLSGSSCSASDRTTSDPFSSLSAGSNPQNQSLSTSSGPGSPLTPNPPPAPRFQPHHGPWGPLIPQAHFSPRPHDGLPALYSNLNAYRPTRLQLEQLGLVPRVAHTWRPFLQASPHF; the protein is encoded by the exons ATGAGCCAGGCAAGGCACCTGGGCAAGATCCGGAAACGCCTGGAAGATGTCAAGAGCCAGTGGGTCCAGCCGGCCAGGGCTGACTTCAACGACAATGAGAGTGCCCGGCTGGCCACAGATGCCCTCTTGGATGGGGGTCCCGAGGCCTACTGGCAGGCGCTCAGCCAGGAAGGGGAGGTGGACTTCTTGTCCTCGGTGGAGGCCCAGTACATCCAGGCCCAGACTAAGGAGCCCCCCTGTGCCCCGGAGCCCCTGGGAGGGGCCGAGGCAGGCTCCAAGGGACTAGACTCCTGCTCCCTGCAGTCAGGTACCTATTTCCCCGTGGCCTCGGAGGGCAGCGAGCAGACCCTGCTGCACACCTGGGCCTCAGCTGAGAAGCCCTACCTGAAGGAAAAGTCCAGCGCCACCGTGTACTTCCAGACAGACAAGCACAACAACATCAGAGACCTCATCCGCCGCTGCATCACCCGGACCAGCCAG GTCCTGGCCATCCTGATGGATGTGTTCACAGATGTGGAGATCTTCTGTGACATTCTAGAGGCAGCTAACAAGCGCGGGGTGTTCGTCTGTGTGCTCCTGGACCAGGGAGGTGTGACACTCTTCCAGGAGATGTGTGACAAAGCCCAGATCTCTGACAGTCACCTCAAG aacatttccatccgGAGCGTAGAAGGAGAGGTGTACTGTGCCAAGTCAGGCAGGAAGTTCGCCGGCCAAATCCAGGAGAAGTTCATCATCTCGGACTGGAGATACGTCCTGTGTGGATCGTACAG CTTTACCTGGCTCTGCGGACACGTGCACCGGAACATCCTCTCCAAGTTCACAGGCCAGGCGGTGGAGCTGTTTGACGAGGAGTTCCGCCACCTCTACGCCTCCTCCAAACCCGTGATGGGCCTCAAGTCGCCCAGGCTGTCTGCACCCCTCCAGCCCAGCGCtggccccagccccctgcccggCCGCCTCAGTGGCAGTAGCTGCTCCGCCAGTGACCGCACGACCTCTGACCCCTTCAGCAGCCTGTCAGCTGGCAGCAACCCCCAGAACCAGAGCCTGTCCACATCCTCAGGGCCCGGCAGCCCCCTGACCCCCaacccacctcctgcccccaggtTTCAGCCCCATCACGGCCCTTGGGGGCCCCTGATCCCACAGGCCCACTTCTCCCCAAGGCCCCACGACGGCCTGCCCGCTCTCTACAGCAACCTCAACGCCTACAGGCCCACGCGGCTGCAGCTCGAGCAGCTTGGCCTGGTGCCCAGGGTGGCCCACACCTGGAGGCCCTTTCTACAGGCATCCCCTCATTTCTGA
- the C25H8orf76 gene encoding uncharacterized protein C8orf76 homolog isoform X5, with protein sequence MESGCWLLGGEFEDSVFEERRERRLEPPVSYCAKRCEPQWFYEETGSSDDVEALTVQKFKGDLAYRRREYQKALQEYSSISEKLPSTNFAMKRDVQEGQARCLVHLGRHQEALEIATNLENKATNTDHLTTVLYLQFAICSSLQNLEKTIFCLQKLISLHPFNPWNWGKLAEAYLNLEPVLSASFASSQKQNNFTLSDKTIKSSFPHSGKDCLLCFSETSPKRSVFSMEASSSNNQKNEKALKNIQSCMAEERAAVLLETQMKACASYVRTRLLLQFAQTQQTSFALERNLRTQQEIEDKMKGFSFKEDTLLLIAEKHPLPSPQAETLRRLENRKGRWNTAGVLWMPAGGWAGSGEGISRPPAAPPSLSISSIRWWEEGHIPLSLGVTGVGHEGKACTVDLF encoded by the exons ATGGAGTCTGGCTGCTGGTTGCTGGGTGGCGAGTTCGAGGACTCGGTGTTCGAGGAGAGGCGGGAGCGGCGACTAGAACCGCCCGTGTCCTACTGCGCCAAGCGCTGCGAGCCGCAG TGGTTTTATGAAGAAACCGGGAGCAGTGACGATGTTGAAGCTCTAACTGTCCAGAAATTCAAAGGGGACCTGGCCTACAGACGGCGAGAGTATCAG AAAGCACTGCAGGAGTATTCCAGTATCTCAGAAAAACTGCCATCTACAAATTTTGCCATGAAAAGGGATGTCCAGGAAGGCCAGGCTCGGTGTCTTGTCCACCTGGGAAGGCACCAGGAAGCACTAGAGATCGCTACAAACTTG gaaAATAAGGCAACTAACACAGACCATTTAACCACTGTGCTCTACCTCCAGTTTGCTATTTGTTCAAGTTTGCAGAACTTGGAGAAAACAATTTTCTGCCTACAGAAACTGATTTCTTTGCATCCCTTTAATCCTTGGAACTGGGGCAAATTGGCAGAGGCTTACCTGAATCTGGAGCCAGTGCTTTCAGCATCGTTTGCGTCATCTCAGAAACAGAACAATTTCACCTTGAGTGACAAGACAATCAAATCCTCCTTTCCCCACTCAGGAAAAGACtgtcttttgtgtttctctgaAACGTCGCCCAAGAGATCTGTGTTTTCTATGGAAGCAAGCAGCAGTAATAACCAGAAGAATGAGAAAGCTCTTAAAAATATTCAGAGCTGTATGGCAGAAGAGAGAGCAGCCGTGTTGCTGGAGACTCAGATGAAGGCCTGTGCCTCTTATGTACGAACCAG GCTTTTGCTTCAGTTCGCCCAGACTCAGCAAACATCGTTTGCTTTGGAGAGGAACTTAAGGACTCAGCAGGAAATTGAAGATAAAATGAAAGGGTTCAGCTTCAAGGAAGACACTTTGCTGTTGATAGCAGAG AAGCACCCGCTGCCCAGCCCTCAAGCCGAAACACTCAGAAGGCTGGAGAACAGAAAGGGCAGGTGGAACACTGCTGGGGTCCTGTGGATGCCCGCTGGCGGCTGGGCAGGCTCGGGGGAGGGGATATCCAggcctccagcagctcctcccagcctctccatAAGCTCCATCAGATGGTGGGAGGAGGGCCACATCCCCCTGTCCCTGGGTGTGACGGGTGTGGGCCACGAAGGCAAGGCCTGCACTGTGGACCTGTTTTGA
- the C25H8orf76 gene encoding uncharacterized protein C8orf76 homolog isoform X6: MESGCWLLGGEFEDSVFEERRERRLEPPVSYCAKRCEPQWFYEETGSSDDVEALTVQKFKGDLAYRRREYQKALQEYSSISEKLPSTNFAMKRDVQEGQARCLVHLGRHQEALEIATNLENKATNTDHLTTVLYLQFAICSSLQNLEKTIFCLQKLISLHPFNPWNWGKLAEAYLNLEPVLSASFASSQKQNNFTLSDKTIKSSFPHSGKDCLLCFSETSPKRSVFSMEASSSNNQKNEKALKNIQSCMAEERAAVLLETQMKACASYVRTRLLLQFAQTQQTSFALERNLRTQQEIEDKMKGFSFKEDTLLLIAEVMGEDIVPEKIRDEVHAEVKCVGPAALTALVIASSKEFEDKWFRKIKGHLCPFENQFHTEIQILV, translated from the exons ATGGAGTCTGGCTGCTGGTTGCTGGGTGGCGAGTTCGAGGACTCGGTGTTCGAGGAGAGGCGGGAGCGGCGACTAGAACCGCCCGTGTCCTACTGCGCCAAGCGCTGCGAGCCGCAG TGGTTTTATGAAGAAACCGGGAGCAGTGACGATGTTGAAGCTCTAACTGTCCAGAAATTCAAAGGGGACCTGGCCTACAGACGGCGAGAGTATCAG AAAGCACTGCAGGAGTATTCCAGTATCTCAGAAAAACTGCCATCTACAAATTTTGCCATGAAAAGGGATGTCCAGGAAGGCCAGGCTCGGTGTCTTGTCCACCTGGGAAGGCACCAGGAAGCACTAGAGATCGCTACAAACTTG gaaAATAAGGCAACTAACACAGACCATTTAACCACTGTGCTCTACCTCCAGTTTGCTATTTGTTCAAGTTTGCAGAACTTGGAGAAAACAATTTTCTGCCTACAGAAACTGATTTCTTTGCATCCCTTTAATCCTTGGAACTGGGGCAAATTGGCAGAGGCTTACCTGAATCTGGAGCCAGTGCTTTCAGCATCGTTTGCGTCATCTCAGAAACAGAACAATTTCACCTTGAGTGACAAGACAATCAAATCCTCCTTTCCCCACTCAGGAAAAGACtgtcttttgtgtttctctgaAACGTCGCCCAAGAGATCTGTGTTTTCTATGGAAGCAAGCAGCAGTAATAACCAGAAGAATGAGAAAGCTCTTAAAAATATTCAGAGCTGTATGGCAGAAGAGAGAGCAGCCGTGTTGCTGGAGACTCAGATGAAGGCCTGTGCCTCTTATGTACGAACCAG GCTTTTGCTTCAGTTCGCCCAGACTCAGCAAACATCGTTTGCTTTGGAGAGGAACTTAAGGACTCAGCAGGAAATTGAAGATAAAATGAAAGGGTTCAGCTTCAAGGAAGACACTTTGCTGTTGATAGCAGAG GTTATGGGCGAAGATATTGTTCCAGAAAAAATAAGAGACGAGGTTCACGCAGAAGTGAAGTGTGTTGGCCCTGCAGCCCTAACGGCCTTGGTGATCGCATCTTCGAAAGAATTTGAAGACAAGTGGTTCAGAAAGATCAAAGGCCATTTATGTCCCTTTGAAAATCAGTTCCATACAGAGATACAGATTTTGGTTTAG